The Gracilibacillus caseinilyticus genome segment TGCTCCCATAACGCAATATCTTGTGGAACAAAACCGATACGCTGCCGTATTTGTTTTAAGTGTTTATGGTAACTGGAGTCATACAACGTGATCTCTCCCGCTGTGGACCTCATAGTGGTAGCAAGTATTTGCAGAAGTGTAGATTTTCCAGCACCGTTTTCGCCAACAAGACCAACTATCTCACCTGGATAAACAGTAAAGGAAAGCTGATCCAATACATGTTTTCTTTTGAAAAGTTTTTGTAGTCCTTCAACTTTAAGCATCATTTCTCTCCTCTCGGTTAAACCAGATCACTGTGCCGATGAGACAGATGAATAGCCAGCCAATTGTCCATTCTCCTGATAGAAATCGCTCTAACGGATTGATGAAGTAGAGCCACTTCACGTCTCCTAACAAGTTAATACTGTATATCGCCATTAATCCAAATGTCCAAATAATTGCAGCAACATACATGAAATAGACATTGCTCCAAATCGAAACAAATAAAAAGGCAAATAAACAGATCATCAACCGAAAAGACAGCAGATTAATAATAGGTATCGCTGCTCCATATTGTGAAGACAGTACAATAGCCGTTATTCCATCGGTGATGAGAAATAAAAGCAGATAGATTAAAACATTCAACACTATATATTTAGGATAGGGTATCTTCATAAAATGGAAGCGAACACTGACATGTTGCTGTCGTTCTTTTATTACCCAGTCAAAGACAAAGATCGTAATCAGCATGGTTGAAAAAGCCCAGATTACCCAAGGATTTAATGTTGCTTCGTTCTTATCAGCTACCGCACGTTCTCCTTGGTATTGAAATTGATGTATCAATAAATTCTCTTTCGTTTGGATTTGCTTTGACTTCGCTGTAATTTCATGGACCGACCAATTCGCTGTACCATTTAATTGCTGTTCTAACTGAATAACAGTATTAGCAGCATTAACTCGTCCGGTCTCCTGTTGAATAATCGATACTATTGATTCTTTTACAATATCATAGGCGAAGGAACGATCGGAATAATATCCTTCCAGCAAATTGTTTCTGCTTCCCTGTTCCAAGTCACTTTGATAATTTTCTCTTATTACAAATACGCTATCAAGTTCATGCCTTTCTAATTGTCGAAGAGCTTTCCGTTCTGACATTAATGTGGCGGTGATTAGCGATGTGTCATTTAATTCATCATATAAGGCGAGCGATGAGTCGTTTTCTTCCTCTAAGACAATACCTACCGGGACAGTAAAGTCACCCTGTACCGATTCTGTTACAGAAAGAATCGCAATGGTGATCAGTAATGGCAGAAACAACCAGAGGCAGAGACTGATCGATTGTTTTTTAATCAGTAACCACCGTGTGTATAGAATATCTTTCATTTATAAACACGTCCTTTCCATGAGGACATGATAATGAGGACAATCCATCCGATCACTACGGTCATCGTCAAGCCCATAAATTCAGCATAAAAACGTCCATTCAGCATAATTTGTTCTATCCAATAAAAGGATTGATGAGCGAAACTGTATGAAAAAAAGTTTTCCAGATAGACAGGAAAATAGATTTTTGGAATAATAGCGCCACTAAAAAGGATGACAATGGCTGTGAACAATGACTGTATCAGCAGTTTACCCTTTTGTGATTTCAGCAGCCACTCGATAATTGTAAAGCATTGTAAAACCATCATATTGTGGCATATCAGTAAGCAAGCTATCCGGAAACCATTCTCTGTCGTAATCGTTATATCATCAAAGAAAAACAGGTATAAAAAGAAGGTAGCAGTTGCCATCATAGCTGTCACGAACAAGGTAGTGACGATGGTTGCTGCTGCTTGTTGTAAGTCAGTAACTCCATACAGATGGACGCGCTCCTTCATCTTTGCGCTGCTGTCCTTTTGTAACATCGAATAAATAATAAATAACCAAATCGTTACTATGGTAAACCATCCCGCTAAACTGAAATATTCAGTGGGGGAGGAGGTTGCGTTATTGGTTATTTGTTCCTCACTTACTACTTTGTCGCTGCCTAGTACATAAAAAAAGTAATCAGTGAATTGTTCTAGCAGTAAGGCATTTCTTTCTTCATCGTTTATTCCTAATTGTTTTGCATAGTGATTGATGGTTAGAATGTTAGCCTGTGAACTACGAATGTGCCGAGTAAGGGTTTCGATTAATTCATTGATTATTTGGCTTTGCAGCGGCCTTTCGGGGTTTCCGATGATGGACAGTTGTGATGACTGTCCGTCCATCAGTTTTTGAAAAAAGTATTCCGGGAAAATGACGTAAGAGCTTAATTCATTGGCTGTTATACCTTGCTTTGCTTCTGGCTCTTTCATTTCTTTCATTGACAGTACATCACCAACCTGCGAAGATTCCTCTAATAATTCAATAATCAATTTTGTTTCCTCTGATTGATCGAAATTGACAAGCGCTATCGTAAGTGAATCTGTTTCCGCAACATCCATTATAGATACAATTGAAAAGGCGATAAGCCCTGTGATGATGATGGGTACCAGTAAAATAAGAGGAAGTGATAGCCACTTCCTCCTTAGCTGGGTTAGATTGTTTTTCGTAAACAAGTAAATATGTTTCAGAGATTTCATTTATGACACCTACTTTAAGCGCTAATGTTAAAAGCCACCGGTTCCCATTCCGCCCATCATATTACCCATCCACAATTGAAATTGCTGCATAACGTCTGTTTCAAAGTATTGCGTAATTTCTTCTCCACTCATATCGCTTAAGTTTTTCACTTGACCAGCGTCTGGGGTTTCTACTTCACTAATGGTGGAACCTTCTTGTGAGAGACTGATAGATAATGTATCCTGATTAAGCGCCGCGCCATCTTCTGCGAAAAGCGTATGATTCACCGTCATTTGATCCTCTTCATATGTTCCTTCGCCAACCCAGTGAAGGCTCATCAATTGTGTACCTTGCTGGGAAAAAGAGAAAATATGTTCAAATGATTTATCCGTCTCATTTTGCTCTGTTTGATTGGACTCAATCGTAAAGCTTGCATCTTGTGCGGAAAAGGTAATCATATCATTCGCTGATCCGTCCTGTTGAGACAGATCGGCGTTAATATTCATTGTCTCTTCCGTATTGCCATCATCTACCGTGAAGTTATAATCCAATACTTGATTATTATCTGTGACGGCATTCGTTCCGTCGATCCGGACAGCTGCCGTTGCTCCTGCATCTTCAAGTGTTGCAGCAAGCTCTCTTTTTACGATAATATCATCGTGTACCCAGATGATTGATTCAAACCCATCTGGAAGTTTAATAGAATCAACATTTGCCGAAGCATCTTCCATTGCTGAAACAAAGTCTTCTTCAAATGCAGCGATTTCTTCATTCGCTACTTCTACATTGGCATAATCCATATAAAAGGTCTGATTAACAAGGATTTCCCGGAGTTTTTCATCGGCTGCCATTTTATCGAATAGTCCTTTTAATATATTTTGCACTTCTTCTTCCGATAAAGAGAAGGTAATCTTTTCGGCATTTATACTATTATCGCCAACCGTTATGTCCTCTGAGTTTGATTCAAATGCCTCGTCAGGAAGTTTATCGTAAAGATACATCAAGTATTCTTCGTTAATGTAAGTAAAGTCTTCTGTTGCGAATGGATTCTCGTTGTACAATGTGCTGAAGTCGATATTTTCCTCACCAGTAAAGGTATCTGGATCGATTTCCTGCAAAATTCTCCCGAGATCATCTCCATTTACTTGAATGATGTTATCTAGAAACGGTAATCCTACGAATAAGTCATTATTGTCAAGAGTAGCTTCAATACCGTTTAGTTCAATACCTGCCATCCCCGCTGAAATACTAACAGATGACATATTTTCTTGTTTATCCATTGCGGATTCTATCGTAATATTTGCGTTATTAATGATTTGGTCATACCCCATACCCGCCATGCTTGGGACGTTCATCTGACCAGTTATTTTTGTGACAGATTCAATTGCATTCTCATCGGTGTGTTCTTTCCAGGCTATTTCTTGCTGGAATCTTGATTCAAAGGTTTCCTGTAATTGCTGGATGGAGTTTTTTTCTGCTAAGAAATAATCTTCTTTAGCGGATGTAAGTATAAAAGCTTGAACAGATACAATTCCTGCGATTAAAATAGCAACAATTGCCACCGCAATGATTATCCATTTGGTTTTCTTTTTCTGTTGTTTGGGTTGTTCTTGATGAATCACTTCTTCCATAGATTAGTCCTCCCCTAAATTCAAATTGGTTACAATGATTTCCCATGTTTTTTTTTCTATTTGTTATGATAGGTATAAAGGCGTGATGACTGTGGATAAACATGGAAAAATCACACATAGTTTCCATAATACCATGAGCATTAAAAATCATCTATACTTTCGACAATTAAAGACAATAATGTCGAAAAATATATGAAAAATGGACAGGAGAGAGCTGATGTCATGAAATATAAATACGGCTATAAAAAATATATTTCGAAAGCAAGGAGCTATTTTCAAGATAAGGAAAAATCGAAACAGTTGTTAAAGGAAGCAGAAATAAAAGCAAATGATAAAAAAGGTAAGTTAGAGGAGGTATGGGACAAGCTGCAATTATTATTTGAGGCACTTAGGGCATGGATCAAAGAGGAGTATAAAGAAATTCCGAAAGGGTCTATTGTTATGATCATTGCAGCGATCATTTATTTTGTCACTCCAATAGACATAGTTCCAGATTTTTTAGTTGGATTGGGTTTGTTTGATGATGCAGCTGTGCTTGGATTTGTCATCAAGCAAGTGAGCGAGGATTTGGATCGGTTTAAAGTGTGGCAGGAAAATCATGATGCCGAAGAGCCACCATATGGGGAAAATAAAGGTGACTAGTCATGACTCTTTAACTGATCGGTATTAACGTGAGGACGATAACCAAGCTCATCAATAGCATTTGAGATATCCCATGGTTTATCGGTATTATTTGACACGCCGTAATAGGTTCCGTATTTTACATCTGCTTCAATTGCTGCAGTAAATAATGCGACAAGATCTTGTTTGGAAAGTAAAGTGCGAGATAATCGATCATTTTTTAACAGTGCTTTTTTTTCATCCTTTGGTACCGACCCGATTCGGATATTAATGACAGATAGTTCTGTGTGTAGCGAAAATATAAAGCCAGCTTCCTCTGATGCGACTTTCAGCACACCATATAACCCTTTAGGAAAGGGATAATCTTTGGTAGTTATTTCTCTTGCTAGATTGGAATACCCGTTTTCCTCATAATAATCTGTGGCATGATTGCTGCTTGCATAAATCACTTTAGCTATTTGAAATTGCTTGGCAACCAGCATGAGGTAATAGCTTGCCTTAAAGAAAACATCTGTCATCTGATTGAATGCTTCCACATTTTCAATGGCATTACTTGTATCAATCCGTAATAAATTGATAATGACGTCTGTGTCTTCCGGTATCTTTTCTAGCATTTCATCATAGTTTGTTGCATCCATTTGTTTGTGCGTATCGGTTTCGTTTTTAACCATTTTATCGAAGACCAGCACATGATAGTCAGTTGTTAGATGGTTGTATAATATCTCCCCAACGGTTCCAGCTCCACCAATGATGATGACTTTTTTCAATTGGAAAACGCCCCTTCAATCGTTCTAGTCAGTAGTTTGACCTTTTTATGTAAGGACATACATCAAGAAAAAATTCTAGGAATGGAATAGTGTAAGCATTTAGATAAAATAATTCAATAGTGCCCAAACCAAAACGCCCAAAGCCATGATGATAAATAATAAATCTAAAACAGCCCATACCTTAGTTTTTTCTTTAATGGAGTAGAACAAATCATAAAAACCTTTAAATATGAATGCAATGATTAATAACAGACTTCCTGTACCGTCATTATGGTTTTGTTCATCAAAAATCATGATAAAGGAATATGTAAGTAAAATTGCAGTTATTGTCCCATAACTAATTTTAATCGCTTTCTCTTTATCTTTACTGAGGTTCTCCATATTATCCCCTTCCACTAAGCTACTTATTATTAAAAATATTAACATGAAATACTAGGAAGTAATGCAAGTGAAGAATTTTATAAAAAAAGAGTGTGATAGACTTAGCTATCACCACTCCATAGTTTTAACGATGTTTTTTCATTTTTCGGTGTTGGGTAGCCTGATGACGATAGTGTTTCGTGTTTTCGATTTTGTTCCGCGTGTATTCCGCTGAATTCTCAATAAAAGCTGTTTCTCTTAACAACTTTAAATAACTGTAGTAGCGACCTTCACTTATCATTCCATTATCTATTGCCTTTTGTATCGCGCAGCCTGGTTCTGTCTCATGCTGGCAATCACGGAATTTGCACTTGTTTTCCAACTCTTTAATATCCTGAAATGTTTGGGATATGGCATCCTCTGAACTCCATAATTGCAACTCTCTTAAGCCTGGTGTGTCAAGAATCAACCCTTTTTCCAATACTAACAGGTCCCTTGATGTGGTAGTGTGTCGCCCTTTATCATCATTTCGTACTGCATGGACTGCTTGCTGTTCTTGCCCCGATAACACATTTGATAACGTTGATTTACCAACACCGGATGAACCAAGCATTCCAATTGTTTTGCCTGGTTCCAAATACTTGTATAAGTCCTCTATCCCATGATGAGTGATAGAGCTTGTTACATGAATGGGAACGCCAATCGCGACTTCTTCCACTTCAAGTAATTTTGCGTCGATATCATTACATAAATCCGCCTTTGTGAGCACGATCACCGGATTTGCTCCGGATTCTCAAGCTAATGTTACATATCTTTCGATTCGGCGAATATTAAAGTCGTTATTTAGGGCGCTGACTAGAAAAACGGTGTCAATATTACTGGCGATAATTTGTTCTTCCATATTCTTTCCGATTACTTTCCTTGAAAAAACACTCTTTCGCTCCAAAACACCGTGGATCACCGCAAATTGGTCACCATTTTTATAACCAAAGACGACCCAATCTCCTACAGCAGGCAACTGTGCCGATGCTGCTGTTTCGAATAGCAGCTTGCCGGTTGCTTTGCCGTTAATTTCACCAAGCCTTGTCGCTAATTTATAAATGTTTTTTCCTTGTCCGATTACTCGACCAACATTCCATTCATTTGAAAATCTCTGTTGATAATCTTCCGCAAAAAAATCAGACCATCCTAATCTCTCTAAATTCACCTTGAATTTCCTCCCAAAAGATAATAGTGATGGGAGAATATCTCTGTGCTAAGCCGTTAGAAATCCTCCCATTTTAACAAAAAATACTGTTTTTACACTCATCAACAACACGTCCTTTCCTTAATATTACATTAAGCTTAATGTGAGTTTTTCTATTAGTCAAGCAACTATTGGGTATGCATGAAATAAAAACGATAGGGGGAGAATTAAGGGATTATGTATAAAAAGCTTCCTTTAATATGGATTATGTAAAGGTGAACTCTCTGACTTTGTAGTCATTTTGATAGCTTTCGTCTGCTTAGCAAAGCTCCGGAAATAGGCTCCGCGTCCTGTGGGCACGGCTTCAGCTAATTTATGAAAGAAAATTCTTTTCTTTCATAAATGGATCTTCAGCTCGCGCTGATTCCACGGGAGTCTCCGCATATTTCCTACGCTTGAGGGAAGTTCTACAACGATTGGCACAGCTAAAAGCAGTGGTTCTAAGCATTATGATATTCAAAAGCTGATATTTTTGGTGCAATCAATGTGCTAGCGATTACAAAAGTTGTAGAGCTTCCATCCTAGCGTAGGCCAACCACGTAGACTCCCGCGGGAC includes the following:
- a CDS encoding ABC transporter permease — encoded protein: MKSLKHIYLFTKNNLTQLRRKWLSLPLILLVPIIITGLIAFSIVSIMDVAETDSLTIALVNFDQSEETKLIIELLEESSQVGDVLSMKEMKEPEAKQGITANELSSYVIFPEYFFQKLMDGQSSQLSIIGNPERPLQSQIINELIETLTRHIRSSQANILTINHYAKQLGINDEERNALLLEQFTDYFFYVLGSDKVVSEEQITNNATSSPTEYFSLAGWFTIVTIWLFIIYSMLQKDSSAKMKERVHLYGVTDLQQAAATIVTTLFVTAMMATATFFLYLFFFDDITITTENGFRIACLLICHNMMVLQCFTIIEWLLKSQKGKLLIQSLFTAIVILFSGAIIPKIYFPVYLENFFSYSFAHQSFYWIEQIMLNGRFYAEFMGLTMTVVIGWIVLIIMSSWKGRVYK
- a CDS encoding NAD-dependent epimerase/dehydratase family protein, translated to MKKVIIIGGAGTVGEILYNHLTTDYHVLVFDKMVKNETDTHKQMDATNYDEMLEKIPEDTDVIINLLRIDTSNAIENVEAFNQMTDVFFKASYYLMLVAKQFQIAKVIYASSNHATDYYEENGYSNLAREITTKDYPFPKGLYGVLKVASEEAGFIFSLHTELSVINIRIGSVPKDEKKALLKNDRLSRTLLSKQDLVALFTAAIEADVKYGTYYGVSNNTDKPWDISNAIDELGYRPHVNTDQLKSHD
- a CDS encoding ABC transporter permease — its product is MKDILYTRWLLIKKQSISLCLWLFLPLLITIAILSVTESVQGDFTVPVGIVLEEENDSSLALYDELNDTSLITATLMSERKALRQLERHELDSVFVIRENYQSDLEQGSRNNLLEGYYSDRSFAYDIVKESIVSIIQQETGRVNAANTVIQLEQQLNGTANWSVHEITAKSKQIQTKENLLIHQFQYQGERAVADKNEATLNPWVIWAFSTMLITIFVFDWVIKERQQHVSVRFHFMKIPYPKYIVLNVLIYLLLFLITDGITAIVLSSQYGAAIPIINLLSFRLMICLFAFLFVSIWSNVYFMYVAAIIWTFGLMAIYSINLLGDVKWLYFINPLERFLSGEWTIGWLFICLIGTVIWFNREERNDA
- a CDS encoding YkvA family protein; translated protein: MKYKYGYKKYISKARSYFQDKEKSKQLLKEAEIKANDKKGKLEEVWDKLQLLFEALRAWIKEEYKEIPKGSIVMIIAAIIYFVTPIDIVPDFLVGLGLFDDAAVLGFVIKQVSEDLDRFKVWQENHDAEEPPYGENKGD
- a CDS encoding DUF6583 family protein, whose product is MEEVIHQEQPKQQKKKTKWIIIAVAIVAILIAGIVSVQAFILTSAKEDYFLAEKNSIQQLQETFESRFQQEIAWKEHTDENAIESVTKITGQMNVPSMAGMGYDQIINNANITIESAMDKQENMSSVSISAGMAGIELNGIEATLDNNDLFVGLPFLDNIIQVNGDDLGRILQEIDPDTFTGEENIDFSTLYNENPFATEDFTYINEEYLMYLYDKLPDEAFESNSEDITVGDNSINAEKITFSLSEEEVQNILKGLFDKMAADEKLREILVNQTFYMDYANVEVANEEIAAFEEDFVSAMEDASANVDSIKLPDGFESIIWVHDDIIVKRELAATLEDAGATAAVRIDGTNAVTDNNQVLDYNFTVDDGNTEETMNINADLSQQDGSANDMITFSAQDASFTIESNQTEQNETDKSFEHIFSFSQQGTQLMSLHWVGEGTYEEDQMTVNHTLFAEDGAALNQDTLSISLSQEGSTISEVETPDAGQVKNLSDMSGEEITQYFETDVMQQFQLWMGNMMGGMGTGGF